One segment of Treponema pectinovorum DNA contains the following:
- a CDS encoding flagellar hook-length control protein FliK, translating to MQVVALENILPATNLKETSPKFFTNEGISFEVALKEVKKELESEDSKRLEKEKSNLGKDEKSKKESDFSLKENETPQVNPVAVQENSQKIEEQLAIEDFKDLKVEDSKILSQKNAKDDIELSAKQFLWLGNTNLTDFEQNEILSEDFSSMIDSVIDFIPHEADSKELLETAQELSVANPSMFLQNSEKNIENLAIDFDELNLENKNLQLTKKSEDKEKIEPLKEHKKDLKIDVTDLRTQNKIKIEESQNLKVNSKKDYNLSYKREGEKDFQVSLDLSALSKQNITSSDSQTASATSSNFQNMISNAVQENALDFVKVGNIILKDNNQGNINLILHPEKLGNVKISLNLSEKMISASITVHSQEAYEAMKESLESLKNAFASNGFQTGEFNLNFSNQNPQFAQGGYGHGQEDSQSSFRANATYGEYVAEKGVVETSSEVSYTGGAKYSVNIVA from the coding sequence ATGCAAGTAGTTGCTCTTGAAAACATTTTACCTGCAACAAATTTAAAAGAAACTTCTCCAAAGTTTTTTACTAATGAAGGAATCTCTTTTGAAGTTGCACTTAAAGAAGTAAAAAAAGAACTAGAAAGCGAAGATTCAAAAAGACTTGAAAAAGAAAAATCTAATCTGGGAAAAGATGAAAAATCAAAAAAAGAAAGTGATTTTTCTTTAAAAGAAAACGAAACTCCTCAAGTAAATCCTGTAGCAGTACAAGAAAATTCTCAAAAAATTGAAGAACAACTTGCGATTGAAGATTTTAAAGATTTAAAAGTTGAAGATTCAAAAATTCTCTCTCAAAAAAATGCAAAAGATGATATTGAACTTTCAGCAAAACAGTTTTTGTGGCTCGGAAACACGAATTTAACCGATTTTGAGCAGAATGAAATTTTATCAGAAGATTTTTCTTCGATGATAGATTCTGTAATCGATTTTATTCCGCATGAAGCCGATTCAAAAGAACTTTTAGAAACGGCACAAGAACTTTCCGTTGCAAATCCTTCTATGTTTTTGCAAAATTCAGAAAAAAATATTGAAAATCTTGCAATCGATTTTGATGAATTAAACTTAGAAAACAAAAATTTGCAACTCACAAAAAAAAGCGAAGATAAAGAAAAAATTGAACCTTTAAAAGAGCACAAAAAAGATTTAAAAATTGATGTTACAGATTTACGAACTCAAAATAAAATCAAAATTGAAGAAAGCCAAAATTTAAAAGTTAATTCTAAAAAAGACTACAATCTTTCTTATAAGAGAGAAGGCGAAAAAGATTTTCAGGTGAGTTTGGACTTATCTGCACTTTCTAAACAAAACATAACTTCTAGCGACAGCCAAACTGCAAGTGCAACAAGTTCGAATTTTCAGAATATGATTTCAAATGCTGTCCAAGAAAATGCTTTGGATTTTGTAAAAGTGGGCAACATCATTCTGAAAGACAACAACCAGGGAAACATCAATTTGATTTTGCATCCAGAAAAACTTGGAAATGTGAAAATTTCACTCAACCTTTCAGAAAAGATGATTTCTGCTTCTATAACCGTTCACTCACAGGAAGCGTATGAGGCAATGAAAGAAAGCCTTGAATCGTTAAAAAATGCTTTTGCTTCGAACGGATTTCAAACAGGCGAATTTAATTTGAATTTTTCCAATCAAAACCCTCAATTTGCTCAAGGCGGTTACGGTCATGGGCAAGAAGATAGTCAATCGTCATTTAGGGCAAATGCAACTTATGGCGAGTACGTCGCAGAAAAAGGAGTGGTTGAAACTTCCTCCGAAGTTTCATATACGGGTGGTGCAAAATATTCAGTAAATATTGTTGCATAA
- the flgD gene encoding flagellar hook assembly protein FlgD translates to MDFTAKMNASEKLYTQNAVDSFNKTLTVNGRKASNELGKDDFLKILIAQLSNQDPTNPLENTEFIAQMAQFSSLEQMTNMSQSFEKMSQFISSNEAQSMLGKTVELDLGDTSATGLVEGATRGTNPQVLVNGMYYSMNQIKTVYGN, encoded by the coding sequence ATGGATTTTACCGCTAAGATGAATGCATCTGAAAAACTTTATACACAGAATGCAGTTGATTCATTCAACAAAACGCTGACTGTAAACGGACGTAAAGCCAGTAATGAATTGGGCAAGGATGATTTTCTAAAAATTTTGATTGCACAACTTTCAAATCAAGATCCAACAAATCCGCTTGAAAATACTGAATTCATAGCACAGATGGCGCAATTCAGTTCTCTCGAGCAAATGACAAACATGAGCCAGAGTTTTGAAAAGATGTCACAATTTATCTCTTCAAACGAAGCACAGTCCATGCTTGGAAAAACAGTAGAACTTGACCTTGGCGATACAAGTGCAACAGGACTTGTAGAAGGAGCGACACGAGGTACAAATCCACAGGTTTTGGTAAACGGAATGTATTATAGCATGAACCAAATAAAGACAGTTTACGGTAACTGA
- a CDS encoding IdeS/Mac family cysteine endopeptidase (This family includes IgM or IgG-cleaving cysteine proteases.) — protein MRNKFFIYAMFIGILLSSCKDNYEQNDSSEAKVVKVQDISIKNLTNPISLVKDTKYQIEATVLPENATDKKISYSSSDKNIAAVNEKGLIFAKSVGTASITLKAADGVSKTISVTVTAARINVTEIAVPSTDENISIVKGRTHRLNATVKPDNATDKTLTYSSDHKDIASVDTNGLITAKKVGAAALTITAADGITKTVNVTVTEAEVAVTGIEFDPPLPAQPIELGIGQEYKINAKVKPDNATNKYVRITNNAPDYISVNDKTVEGSKEGDAEVTVESVSNSEVKKIIKFKITQKPSIKIKTIPALCESNGGEVTFKLETLNGKLNYELDVVKGGSKWISFVSKDSSNPAEDTIKLNVSQNKTVWARTADIKFIDKSTNQYVKGDDKKDLTVKLEQKANENPTVTTKWVSGVEKPNNGEKVPVLGEDGAPLQEGGQTLYYNSDYVSVWEENSDTTFFNVRKLKFVMHATMAPYCYQGSDSNMCWAMTASNMLHWWGEQNKELINRYKNKYGSTYDFSYTKGLQDDQEYEKSKIAALFRRNCVNSGNEIRNGLEGFLFSSANSPFKGIPSPKYFDKVFSKDNNIVNVETPHSKKEFERILKEAFNSKKAIGLDTRDGRGNLHAITLWGAAFDGDENIIAIYIADNNNPNNEMITYGIRYQKNIYEENEEENNYPYLINYAVKKSIINIDKWIDRITTLDKGEKQWQKWLNEN, from the coding sequence ATGAGAAACAAATTTTTTATTTATGCTATGTTTATTGGTATTTTGCTTTCTTCATGTAAGGATAATTACGAGCAAAATGATTCTTCTGAGGCTAAGGTTGTTAAGGTACAAGATATTTCTATAAAAAATCTTACAAATCCTATTTCTTTGGTAAAAGATACGAAATATCAAATTGAGGCAACTGTATTGCCTGAAAATGCGACCGATAAGAAAATTTCATATTCTTCAAGCGATAAAAATATTGCCGCTGTCAATGAAAAAGGGCTCATCTTTGCAAAGTCTGTCGGAACTGCGTCTATCACGCTAAAAGCGGCAGATGGCGTTTCTAAAACGATAAGCGTAACCGTAACTGCGGCACGCATAAACGTAACGGAAATTGCCGTTCCTTCTACTGACGAAAATATTTCTATTGTAAAAGGCAGAACTCATCGGCTTAACGCCACAGTCAAGCCTGATAACGCAACCGATAAAACTCTGACATATTCTTCCGACCATAAAGATATTGCATCTGTTGATACAAACGGTTTGATTACCGCAAAGAAAGTCGGTGCTGCGGCACTGACGATAACCGCCGCAGATGGCATCACAAAAACTGTAAACGTGACCGTAACAGAAGCCGAAGTTGCCGTTACTGGCATTGAATTTGACCCGCCGCTTCCTGCGCAGCCGATTGAGTTGGGTATTGGTCAAGAATATAAAATCAATGCAAAAGTAAAACCTGACAACGCTACAAATAAATATGTCCGCATTACTAACAATGCTCCGGACTATATTTCTGTAAATGATAAAACTGTAGAAGGCTCAAAAGAAGGCGATGCAGAGGTGACTGTTGAATCTGTGTCCAATTCTGAAGTCAAAAAAATTATAAAATTTAAGATAACACAAAAACCTTCGATAAAAATAAAAACGATTCCTGCTTTGTGCGAAAGCAACGGTGGGGAAGTTACGTTTAAACTAGAAACGCTCAACGGAAAATTGAACTATGAGCTAGATGTTGTGAAAGGCGGCTCAAAGTGGATAAGTTTTGTCAGTAAAGACTCCTCAAATCCTGCTGAAGATACGATAAAACTAAACGTTTCTCAAAACAAAACAGTGTGGGCTAGAACTGCGGATATAAAGTTCATAGACAAAAGCACAAATCAATACGTCAAGGGCGACGATAAAAAAGACTTAACAGTGAAACTTGAGCAAAAAGCAAACGAGAATCCTACTGTGACAACAAAATGGGTTTCTGGAGTCGAAAAGCCGAATAATGGAGAAAAGGTTCCTGTTCTGGGCGAGGATGGAGCTCCATTACAAGAAGGTGGACAGACGCTCTACTACAATTCTGATTATGTCTCTGTGTGGGAAGAAAATTCAGATACAACGTTCTTCAATGTGCGAAAACTGAAATTTGTAATGCATGCTACTATGGCTCCTTATTGCTATCAAGGCTCTGACTCCAATATGTGTTGGGCAATGACTGCGAGCAATATGCTGCATTGGTGGGGTGAGCAAAACAAAGAGTTAATAAATAGATACAAAAATAAATACGGCTCTACCTACGATTTTTCATATACGAAAGGATTGCAAGATGACCAAGAATACGAGAAAAGTAAAATTGCGGCTTTATTCAGACGCAATTGTGTAAATAGCGGAAACGAGATTAGAAACGGTCTTGAAGGATTTTTATTTTCATCTGCTAACAGCCCATTTAAGGGAATCCCAAGTCCAAAATATTTTGATAAAGTTTTCAGTAAAGATAATAATATCGTGAATGTAGAGACACCTCACTCAAAGAAAGAGTTTGAAAGAATTTTAAAAGAAGCATTCAATTCTAAAAAAGCGATAGGATTAGATACGCGCGATGGACGTGGGAATTTGCACGCTATAACACTTTGGGGTGCTGCATTTGATGGAGATGAAAATATTATTGCAATTTATATTGCAGATAACAACAATCCGAACAATGAAATGATTACCTATGGAATTCGTTATCAAAAGAATATCTATGAAGAAAACGAAGAAGAAAACAATTATCCGTACCTTATAAACTATGCAGTAAAAAAGTCTATTATCAATATAGATAAATGGATAGATAGAATCACCACGCTCGATAAGGGTGAAAAGCAATGGCAAAAATGGCTTAATGAAAATTAG
- a CDS encoding FHA domain-containing protein: MQDTTIVTDSPVGQHLEKIADSQQVSYLMFNKKKINLVAKMTIGRSPDCSIVVDNKLASRVHASIQKIKDVFFIKDENSTNGTFINGKRIPNDKYVKLNANDKITIGSVNLIIS; this comes from the coding sequence ATGCAAGACACTACGATTGTTACAGATTCTCCTGTTGGGCAGCATTTGGAAAAAATTGCAGATTCTCAGCAGGTTTCTTACCTTATGTTCAACAAAAAAAAGATTAATCTCGTTGCGAAAATGACTATCGGTCGCTCGCCAGATTGCAGCATAGTTGTTGACAACAAATTGGCTAGCAGAGTTCACGCTTCGATTCAAAAGATTAAAGATGTCTTTTTTATTAAAGATGAAAATTCCACAAACGGAACTTTTATAAACGGAAAGCGAATTCCCAACGACAAATACGTAAAATTGAACGCGAACGATAAAATTACAATCGGTTCTGTAAATCTCATCATTTCTTAG
- a CDS encoding metallophosphoesterase has product MSLRENLLDICNSNFLPDYSVLMDLSSACVNLLENEDSSYRPRERTQKKLSGGLLNFCKESKNLPVIVIPDIHARFYFLMHILDFKIDVDCKKMSVLQALEKNLIYVICVGDLFHSEVRAYSRWKKAYAAFKDGNPTSEPMCEEMIENLKTVQIVMKLKLAFPGNFHCLKGNHENILNEEGRGNHSFYKMALEGEMFYNFMREKYDDALIYMWSCFEHSLPLCAVFPNLVVSHAEPAFVLNKTKIINFRDNPEVVLALTWTANGKAQVGSVSKSIKNLVGKDCAKVVWLAGHRPVVQRYALRQRGKFIQIHNPNMENIAFVRPFQKFNPETDILSVLKEE; this is encoded by the coding sequence GTGTCTTTAAGAGAAAATCTTCTCGATATTTGCAATTCAAACTTTCTTCCAGATTATTCTGTGCTTATGGATTTATCTTCTGCCTGCGTTAATCTGCTCGAAAACGAAGATTCTTCCTATCGTCCTCGTGAGCGAACGCAAAAAAAACTTTCTGGAGGACTTTTAAATTTTTGTAAAGAAAGCAAAAATCTTCCTGTTATAGTTATTCCTGATATTCACGCACGGTTTTATTTTTTAATGCACATTCTAGACTTTAAAATAGATGTTGATTGCAAAAAGATGTCTGTTTTACAGGCTTTGGAAAAAAATCTTATCTATGTGATTTGCGTCGGAGATTTGTTTCATTCTGAGGTTAGGGCTTATTCAAGATGGAAAAAAGCGTATGCGGCATTTAAAGATGGAAACCCAACCAGCGAGCCCATGTGCGAAGAGATGATTGAAAATTTAAAGACTGTTCAAATCGTTATGAAGTTAAAGCTTGCTTTTCCGGGAAATTTTCACTGTTTAAAAGGGAATCACGAAAATATCTTAAACGAAGAGGGGCGTGGAAATCATTCTTTTTACAAGATGGCTTTGGAAGGCGAAATGTTTTACAATTTTATGCGCGAAAAATATGACGATGCGCTTATCTACATGTGGAGTTGTTTTGAGCATTCGCTCCCTTTGTGTGCGGTTTTTCCAAATCTTGTTGTAAGCCATGCCGAACCCGCCTTTGTTCTAAATAAAACGAAAATAATAAATTTTAGAGACAATCCTGAAGTTGTTCTTGCTTTGACGTGGACTGCAAACGGCAAAGCGCAAGTTGGTTCCGTCTCTAAATCGATTAAAAATCTTGTTGGGAAAGATTGTGCAAAAGTGGTTTGGCTTGCAGGGCACAGACCTGTTGTTCAACGATATGCTTTAAGGCAGAGGGGAAAATTCATTCAAATTCATAATCCCAATATGGAAAACATCGCTTTTGTTCGGCCTTTTCAAAAATTTAATCCAGAAACCGATATTTTAAGCGTTCTAAAAGAGGAATAA
- the flgE gene encoding flagellar hook protein FlgE — protein sequence MMRSLYSGVSGLQNHQTRMDVIGNNISNVNTTGFKRGRVNFQDMISQQTAGAAKPTEEKGGVNPKEVGLGMTVASIDTVFTQGNLQSTGVATDVAIQGNGFFLEKNGEKSYYTRAGAFSLDSNGTLVNPANGFRVQGWMARTIDGETVLQTAATPEDLVIPVGSKDPAKETNLVNFACNLNKNTPEIPEGANAADIAKGTWNTEFKVYDSFGNTHLLSVNFTRVTGNPNQWQATVNVDADNAEFTQTRVGLGSTDGMSNAFLINFDNTGTLQSVTDSAGNITNPAGQIILQASYTVPGANPNADGTPYRQTMNINLGTIGSQKNTVTQSASQSSTKAFYQDGYTMGYLDNFKIDSSGIITGVYSNGTNRTLGQLALATFTNQNGLEKAGDNTYVQSNNSGLANIGASGIAGKGSLLAGALEMSNVDLSEQFTDMIVTQRGFQSNAKTIQTADTLLETVLSLKR from the coding sequence ATGATGAGATCACTTTATTCAGGAGTTTCAGGATTGCAAAACCATCAGACAAGGATGGACGTAATTGGAAACAACATTTCAAACGTAAATACGACGGGATTTAAACGCGGTCGTGTAAATTTTCAGGATATGATAAGTCAGCAAACCGCAGGAGCTGCAAAGCCAACCGAAGAAAAGGGTGGGGTAAATCCTAAAGAAGTTGGGCTTGGAATGACAGTTGCTTCTATAGATACTGTATTTACACAGGGAAACTTGCAGTCAACAGGGGTTGCAACAGATGTTGCAATTCAAGGAAACGGTTTTTTCTTGGAAAAAAATGGTGAAAAATCCTACTATACTCGTGCAGGCGCATTTTCTTTAGATTCAAATGGAACACTTGTAAACCCAGCAAACGGTTTTCGTGTTCAAGGTTGGATGGCTCGTACAATAGACGGTGAAACAGTTTTGCAGACAGCAGCAACGCCAGAAGATTTAGTTATACCAGTAGGTTCAAAAGACCCAGCAAAAGAAACAAACCTCGTAAATTTTGCTTGCAACTTGAACAAGAATACTCCAGAAATTCCAGAAGGCGCAAACGCCGCAGATATAGCAAAGGGGACTTGGAATACAGAATTTAAAGTTTACGACAGTTTTGGAAATACTCATCTCCTTTCTGTAAATTTTACTCGTGTCACAGGAAATCCAAATCAGTGGCAAGCAACTGTAAATGTTGATGCAGACAATGCAGAATTTACACAGACAAGAGTTGGACTTGGCTCAACAGACGGAATGTCAAACGCTTTCCTTATAAACTTTGACAACACAGGAACTTTACAGTCTGTAACGGACAGTGCAGGAAATATCACAAATCCAGCAGGTCAGATAATTCTACAGGCAAGTTACACAGTTCCAGGAGCAAATCCAAATGCAGACGGAACTCCTTACCGCCAGACTATGAACATAAACCTTGGCACAATCGGGAGCCAGAAAAATACAGTAACTCAAAGTGCATCGCAGTCATCAACAAAGGCATTCTATCAAGACGGCTATACAATGGGCTATCTCGACAATTTTAAGATAGATTCATCGGGAATAATCACTGGAGTATATTCAAACGGAACAAACAGAACTTTAGGACAACTCGCGCTTGCAACCTTTACAAATCAGAACGGACTTGAAAAGGCAGGCGACAATACATATGTTCAAAGTAATAACTCAGGACTTGCAAATATAGGAGCATCTGGAATTGCAGGCAAGGGAAGCCTTCTTGCAGGAGCGCTGGAAATGTCAAACGTAGACCTTTCTGAACAATTTACAGATATGATAGTAACCCAGCGTGGATTCCAATCTAACGCAAAAACAATCCAAACTGCTGACACGCTTTTAGAAACAGTTCTTTCATTAAAACGCTAG
- a CDS encoding rhodanese-like domain-containing protein: MKMRYIISVLTAMLAFGACSTAQNYKKISAEEGNKLLKGQEKVILVDVRTKSEYETGHIPGAILIPNEEIKSTRPKELPNLDTKIIIYCRSGRRSAVAAKKLSSMGYKNILDMGGILDWPYEIEK, from the coding sequence ATGAAAATGCGTTATATAATCAGTGTTCTTACCGCAATGCTTGCATTTGGAGCGTGCAGCACAGCACAAAATTACAAAAAAATAAGCGCGGAAGAAGGCAATAAACTTCTTAAAGGACAAGAAAAGGTGATATTGGTAGATGTGCGCACAAAAAGCGAATACGAAACAGGCCACATTCCAGGAGCAATCTTAATTCCAAACGAAGAAATAAAATCAACTCGTCCAAAAGAACTGCCAAATTTAGACACCAAAATAATAATCTACTGCCGCTCAGGAAGAAGAAGCGCAGTCGCCGCAAAAAAACTCAGTTCAATGGGCTACAAAAATATCTTAGACATGGGCGGAATTTTAGACTGGCCATACGAAATAGAAAAATAA